The DNA segment TTTTCAAATCAAATTTTAGAATTGAATGAGTCAGCTTTTTAGAAGGAAAATCTATTCAGAGTCAGATACATCCACAAGCCTGCATAGAGTTTTGGGTGTTTGGGATATTGTGTTCTTTGGTATTGCAGCGATTATTGGTGCGGGAAGTTTCAGCAGTTTGGGAGAAGCGGTTTTCAGAGGAGGTCCCGGAGTTATTTTACTGTATCTGATTTGTGGTTTTGCCTGCGGATTTACGGCACTTTGTTATGCTGAATTTGCCAGCAGAATTCCTACTGCAGGATCGGCTTATACTTATGCCTATGCAAGTTTTGGTGAACTTATTGCCTGGGTTATCGGCTGGGCATTGATTATGGAGTATTCCTTCGGAAATATCTATGTCGCTTTTTCGTGGTCGGATTATTTTACCAGCTTTTTAGAAAGATTGGGCATGCATATTCCGGACTATCTTACCTGCAGTTATACGGAAGCTAAAAAAGCCTTTATGAACGGCTCAGAAAATAAAGAGCTCATCAGTGCATGGAAAAATGCACCGTTGTTGGGAAATTTAAAATTCATTGTTGACGTTCCGGCATTGGTTATTAACGGACTAATCACGTGGCTGTGCTATGTCGGCGTTAAAGAAAGTAAAAACTTTAATAACGTTTTAGTAATTCTGAAACTTGCCGTTATTGTTCTGATAATTTTGGTAGGCTTCGCTTACATTAATACAGATAACTGGACCCCTGTAAATCCTGAAACACAGGTCGCTTCTTTTATGCCGAACGGCTTTGCAGGCGTCATGAGTGCAGTTTCAGGAGTATTCTTTGCCTACATCGGCTTTGATGCTTTAAGTGTACTTTCCGAAGAGACAAAAGATCCGCAGCGTACATTACCTAAGGGAATGATCATTTCCCTGGTGCTGTGTACTGTTATTTATATCGCTTTGACTCTGGTGCTGACAGGAATGGTAGATTACAGGAAATTCGACGGTGTTGGAGATCCGCTTTCTTTCATCTTTGAAAAATCCAATGCCAATGTTGCCTGGATGGAACTCGTGGTTTCTTTTGTTGCTATTGTTGCTATTACGACGGTTTTACTGGTATTTCAGATGGGGCAGCCGAGAATATGGTATGCGATGAGCCGTGACGGACTGATGTCTCCAAAATTCCAGACGGTACATCCAAAATACAAAACCCCTTCTTATGCAACCGTAGTTACAGGAATTGTAGTTGGTATTCCTATATTATTTACCGATAAAAGCTTCATTCTTGATTTTACAAGTATCGGAACTATTTTCGCATTTGTACTGGTTTGCGCCGGCGTTCTGACGCTCCCTGCAAAAGAGAAACTGAAAGGCAGATTCCATCTTCCTTATATTAATGGTAAAATCATTTTCCCGGTTATTTTTATCGGTAGCCTGATCGGTTTCTATTTCTGGCAGCCTGAATTTTTTAACACGCTGATGGATTGGAATGATCCTAAAGAAGGAGAATTCAGAGCTTCTATATTTTTCTTTATATTGATTAATCTTGTTCTTTGCATCTTTACTTTTATAAAGAACTTTTCATTGATTCCATTAGTCGGGTTAAGCTCATGCTTATATCTTTTAACCGGGATGAGCCATGACAACTGGTTTTGGTTCGGGCTATGGTTTGCAATAGGACTGATTATTTATTTCTGCTACGGATACAGAAACAGTAAGCTCAGAAAAGCTTAACATATAACAAATACGGAGCCGGATTCTTTAAAAGAATCCGGCTTTTATTTTTTGGAAACTTTAAAATTTGGCGAACTTATTGCTTAGATTCTATTAATTAAAATACAAATGCCATGTCTGAAAGAATAAAAACATTCAAGGAATTTTACCAGTTTTACCTTACTGAACATCGTAAAATGGGAACGCGAATTTTCCATTTTGTAGGAATTTTATTGGTATTTTTTGTAATAGGATACGTGATAAGTTCAGGAAAAGAAAGGTTTTTATGGTATGTTCCAATATTTGGATACGGCTTTGCATGGTTTAGTCATGCTGTGATTGAAAAGAATAAACCGGCAACATTCCGTTATCCGCTGTGGTCATTGATTTCAGATTTCAGACTTTTTTTTGAACTCCTGATCGGCAAACAGAAATTCACTGGAATTCCGGTTCCGAAGAAGACGGAAGAGATTTAGAGCTTTTATAATCAAAAAAATTTCGGGCGGGTTTGCTTTGCAAACCCGCCCGAAATTTTCCTCAACCTTATTTAAATCTTTTCTTAAAGTTAAACTTCAGCATATTCATCAGCCCCGGTTCAATAATATCAATTCCCAAACCGAAATTACTGTCCGCCACCGTGTGATGATCTG comes from the Chryseobacterium nepalense genome and includes:
- a CDS encoding APC family permease — its product is MSQLFRRKIYSESDTSTSLHRVLGVWDIVFFGIAAIIGAGSFSSLGEAVFRGGPGVILLYLICGFACGFTALCYAEFASRIPTAGSAYTYAYASFGELIAWVIGWALIMEYSFGNIYVAFSWSDYFTSFLERLGMHIPDYLTCSYTEAKKAFMNGSENKELISAWKNAPLLGNLKFIVDVPALVINGLITWLCYVGVKESKNFNNVLVILKLAVIVLIILVGFAYINTDNWTPVNPETQVASFMPNGFAGVMSAVSGVFFAYIGFDALSVLSEETKDPQRTLPKGMIISLVLCTVIYIALTLVLTGMVDYRKFDGVGDPLSFIFEKSNANVAWMELVVSFVAIVAITTVLLVFQMGQPRIWYAMSRDGLMSPKFQTVHPKYKTPSYATVVTGIVVGIPILFTDKSFILDFTSIGTIFAFVLVCAGVLTLPAKEKLKGRFHLPYINGKIIFPVIFIGSLIGFYFWQPEFFNTLMDWNDPKEGEFRASIFFFILINLVLCIFTFIKNFSLIPLVGLSSCLYLLTGMSHDNWFWFGLWFAIGLIIYFCYGYRNSKLRKA
- a CDS encoding DUF962 domain-containing protein; this encodes MSERIKTFKEFYQFYLTEHRKMGTRIFHFVGILLVFFVIGYVISSGKERFLWYVPIFGYGFAWFSHAVIEKNKPATFRYPLWSLISDFRLFFELLIGKQKFTGIPVPKKTEEI